The Apis cerana isolate GH-2021 linkage group LG10, AcerK_1.0, whole genome shotgun sequence DNA window atGAGTTTTATACTCATGATAAATGtgttttacttatatttagtatttcttataaactagtattttaaactaataacacgatttattaattattttatttgaatgtaaaaatgaaattactcaAGACATTGACCTAACATCATAACAAGGCCATTGAAacctttcttatttattattcaaagttaatcttattatacttattatacttaaaataacCTGAATACGCCAGAAtctaattcgaatttatttcaaattttaaaattacgattagtactattatataaaatacttttcccaataaaaataattataatttttataataaaagcttTGCAGCACTTATATCTATGGacgaaattgtttaaatgatcttaataatatatttcaagatcaGTGAAATCAATGAAGTTagatactttataaatatttttttaactgaattaaattttcattgaattgtacgtttagaaaaaaaattatttgttgatatatcaagaaaaaaagagaaattgtagaaaaaatataaaattatttaatataatttaatataaaattataatcaaattcataatagatttttgtttcttttcaaatcttataggaaattaaaattgtaaattgaaatttaattttaatattttgttcattaacaatttttctaaaattgcagaattaattttattaaaatgagaatattttattactaaaatatttgataaaatctagaaaattaaattatttattcaaagatgttaatatttatttgttttcaataataaaaatattatattaatttttattataaaaaaatttctcgaatttttatattttatatattttgttttatatattttctagattgaattattattcttagaaTTAAATCTCTTTAACCAATACTATAACATGCGtgatcattaatatataaattaatgatcatgtcaaaaatataatataaatataaaaaatgagaaattaactatttaaatagattttttataatataagaagaatttcttttttgttctttacattaatttgatatgttaaaaaagttttgtttttgcttaatatttttcattacattaaattgcaagaaaatactttttgaaaaaaaagaaacatttgaaaaagttttattattagtgtttattattattattgttgtttttttgtttttaatttctttttgtttctaaaaaattgtaatttttaattatttaataaaaatgataatcaataattcaaaaatacagTTAATCAATACttctgaatattaaaattaaaacattataatttaaataataattatataattaagaaatattttaaaataaatttttaaattatgacaaTGTATGTTAAAtgtacttaaatatatataatgataaatttatcaatacaaACTACAACatgtaattttttctcaaatgtttatgaataaaataaagaagaattaaattttaaatataattaaaatgtatctaCTTTGTGTAATGCATAGAattccattaataatttagaaaatttatataaaaaaaacgtttttaaaaatatatataattttttcgaatgtttcttttgcaaattgaattttttatttttattccttccaTGTCGATgacttaacattttttaattcacgaTTTTCTGAAAGATCAATTGTTGTTTCGTGTAAAAGTTTTTTGCCGTTTTGCTTTGtttcataatcaatattaacttGTCCATTTTCACAGTAAATTTGTgagatttttcgatttatatgaAACTTACAACACAGTACGTTAACAATTACTGTGCCACAAATAAAACCCATAATGATGCCTGCGAGTACATCCCACCAGTGGTGTCTATTGTCAACAAGTCTGGTTAATGAGCATACTACGGTCCACATGCACATCAACAATTGTAACCACGGTTTTAGCATAACCGAGCGATCTGGCAAACGGCGCTGTATATAGCACtataacagaaaaatatttttttctaataatataaaaaaaaagtttcgaacaGCGAAGAAGAAAgcaataagtatttttatatttacttccacaaataaaaataattgcaaaataattttattttatattcaagcaaaaaagaataaaataatttataataaaataaatatatcatccaAATGAtattcatgataaaataataagaaataatcataataagaaataatcatcTAAAAAATCGAATGTCACGTTTGATGTAAATCATGCGAAATGACgtacatttatatacatatatatatacttacttaGTGGCTCATATCATACACATGTGATATCTGCAAATAATTACCGATAACAAAGTCCTATATAATGTGCAAgtgtttatttgaaaaaaattacatgaaaaaactttgaaaatttaaaaagaaaatgttttaataaattaacaatattattaattgtaaaaaaaagttattttctaaattcccattattttttataaaattaattaaatattgtttaatataaatatttcaaacttaagatttctattctattaaaaacaaaaaatatccagagttctttttctattactatttcatattaataaatattaaagataaatgcaaattttaacgaaatgcaaacaattataaatgtaaataatataaaatattattccattacttataaaactataaaaattataaaaatgatatttttttatttaaaaatcataaatttaatttaagtgacagtaaaatatatctcaaaatataatatataaatatatattatagttatatgcaaattggtatatatatatattctgtaaatacttactataataaaaatagttgtatGCATGGAAAGACAAGAATGACCAGATGGAAATGATCTGCTAGAATCTAAGATACTCCAGTCTGAAACATTTGTATTTGTGCATGTATATTTTTCCACATATCtgaaataaaacacaaaaatgatatattagataataatatattttgtaataattatttacttttatttatatatatgtatataatatcatttcataatattttaaatctaattcttgttttaaatatatatatatatatatataaaacttcgtattgttatgaataaaaaaatgcttaCCCATCGGTACAATTCTCAGCCTCTCGTGGCTTACAGGTATCCAAAAAGTGCGGTCTTGGTTCGCCAATTACAGTTTTTATAACTTCACATGTAAACAATAAACTAACAgatccaattaaaaattgtctatACCATAACCATATTTGTTTTGCTCTCGAACCAACATATCCTAATTCAGTAGCATAACTATTTGCAGGATAACATACAAATTCAGCTATCcacatctaaaaataaataaaataaaacgttatttacgaattgtatatatttaaaaacagaaatattatcaaattgcaattatgtaattgcatttataatttttagttataatatatataatatatgttataattgatagttataatataaacgcttaatatttttttataaaaatatattaaaagtaattattattaattataataataattattatcaattatatgtttattatttaaaaactttttattttacgatatctttattttaatttattttataaattttaataatgagattaatgaaattcacagtcatattttaattcaaaatcttcAATTGTGATTGTTTTCGCATACACGGAAATGtaactaataaaatttgaatacaattaaataattccttcTCCtctaaactatttttatttcttattaattatatttaatatataactattattattcatataaatgttatttacatatttacatatatatatatttaactctCATGTTCTATCCAATCCATTGTTTCGATTTAGTacatagtaaataattatttaaatctaaattattaatctgttTAATAATTGCCAAAATTTTttgacaataaaaaattttctaatataaattcgatgatataaatttagctTGATTTACATACCACTATAATTGGTATTAAAAGACatccaaatattaaaaatgaattagaaattgTATCTCCTTTGaacttgaaagaaatttttggatCATTACAATAAAAGCCAATATATTGTCGTGGAACTGCTCTGAATTCCAATACTCCTAGAAGTACGAtaactgaaatatataatgatataattaaaaattagaaatgacgataaaaataaaaaattataaagtttaacAATATGAGGAAATttcacagaaaaatttttattaaacaatttataatttttatgtaatacatATACACTTATGAATAATGCGCGAAAGAAAAGTGATATACTggataaattatgtttaattttaaatataatataaaatataaaatataaaatataaatataaattaaaatagatataaagatttaaatacatttttttttacta harbors:
- the LOC108002200 gene encoding phospholipid phosphatase 1 isoform X3, with the protein product MSICKNTTRWILVFDVFLALSVIVLLGVLEFRAVPRQYIGFYCNDPKISFKFKGDTISNSFLIFGCLLIPIIVMWIAEFVCYPANSYATELGYVGSRAKQIWLWYRQFLIGSVSLLFTCEVIKTVIGEPRPHFLDTCKPREAENCTDGYVEKYTCTNTNVSDWSILDSSRSFPSGHSCLSMHTTIFIICYIQRRLPDRSVMLKPWLQLLMCMWTVVCSLTRLVDNRHHWWDVLAGIIMGFICGTVIVNVLCCKFHINRKISQIYCENGQVNIDYETKQNGKKLLHETTIDLSENRELKNVKSSTWKE
- the LOC108002200 gene encoding phospholipid phosphatase 1 isoform X1, which translates into the protein MQRSTEQLTRCSTGTLEDILDNSNGITTRTVSEKIMSICKNTTRWILVFDVFLALSVIVLLGVLEFRAVPRQYIGFYCNDPKISFKFKGDTISNSFLIFGCLLIPIIVMWIAEFVCYPANSYATELGYVGSRAKQIWLWYRQFLIGSVSLLFTCEVIKTVIGEPRPHFLDTCKPREAENCTDGYVEKYTCTNTNVSDWSILDSSRSFPSGHSCLSMHTTIFIICYIQRRLPDRSVMLKPWLQLLMCMWTVVCSLTRLVDNRHHWWDVLAGIIMGFICGTVIVNVLCCKFHINRKISQIYCENGQVNIDYETKQNGKKLLHETTIDLSENRELKNVKSSTWKE
- the LOC108002200 gene encoding phospholipid phosphatase 1 isoform X2; translated protein: MDKSKRERKVASRWRNFKRMLLIKRNLYCLIIVLLGVLEFRAVPRQYIGFYCNDPKISFKFKGDTISNSFLIFGCLLIPIIVMWIAEFVCYPANSYATELGYVGSRAKQIWLWYRQFLIGSVSLLFTCEVIKTVIGEPRPHFLDTCKPREAENCTDGYVEKYTCTNTNVSDWSILDSSRSFPSGHSCLSMHTTIFIICYIQRRLPDRSVMLKPWLQLLMCMWTVVCSLTRLVDNRHHWWDVLAGIIMGFICGTVIVNVLCCKFHINRKISQIYCENGQVNIDYETKQNGKKLLHETTIDLSENRELKNVKSSTWKE